Sequence from the bacterium genome:
CGCCGCAGAGCCGCCCGGCGGCGGGCACGAGGCCCTCGCCCCGTCCTACCCGCCGGATTCCGTGGGGCTCGTCGCGACGCGGCTGCTGACCCTCGGCGCGGACCGGCCCCTGCGCCTGGAATCGGGCGCCGTCCTCGCGCCGGTGACCGTCGCCTACGAGACCTACGGCGAGTTGAGCGCGGCGGGCGACAACGCGGTCCTCGTCTGCCACGCCCTCTCGGGGAGCGCGCACGCGGCCGGCTACCACGGCACCGGCGCGGACGAGAAGCCGGGATGGTGGGAGCTGATGGTCGGCCCCGGCAAGGCGATCGACACCACCCGCTGGTTCGTCATCTGCAGCAACTTCCTCGGCAGCTGCTACGGCACGACGGGCCCGACGAGCGTGGACCCGGCCACCGGGCGGCGCTGGGGGATCAACTTCCCGCTCTTCACGATCCGCGACATGGTCGAGCTGCAGCGGCTGCTGCTCGACGAACTGGGCATCGCGCGGCTGCTCGCCGTCGTCGGCGGCTCGATGGGCGGCATGCAGGCGCTCCAGTGGGCGATCAGCCATCCGGACCGCGTCGCCGGGGTCATACCGATCGCGACCGCCGGCGGGATGTCGGCGCAGGGGATCGCCTTCAACGAGGTCGGCCGGCGTGCCATCATGGGCGACCCGCTCTGGCGCGGCGGCGAGTACCCCGAGAGCGACCCGCCCGCGCACGGCCTGGCGCTCGCCCGCATGGTCGGCCACATCACGTACCTCTCCGAGGAAGCGATGCACCGCAAGTTCGGCCGGCGCCGCCTCGCGGATGAGCCGGGCTCCTCGTTCGGCCGCGAGTTCGAGGTCGAGGACTACCTGCGCGCCCAGGGCGACAAGTTCGTCCGGCGCTTCGACGCCAACACGTACCTCTACCTGACGCGGGCGATGGACTCCTTCGACCTCGTCGCCGACCACGGCTCGCTGCAGAACGCGTTCGCGGGCTGCACGTCCTCGTTCCTCGTGGTCTCGTTCCGCAGCGACTGGCTCTTTCCCCCGTCGCAGTCGCAGGCGATCGTGCAGGCGCTCAAACGCAGCGGGCACGACGTGGCGTACGCGAACCTCGAGAGCGACCAGGGGCACGACGCTTTCCTGCTGCCCGGCAACCGGCTCGGCGACCTGCTCCCCGGGTTCCTCGCCCGGCTGCACGAGCGGGGGCCGCGGTGACAGCGCCGCCCGGCGCGCCCGCCCTCGGGCCCGCGCGCCAGATAGACTGGGCGCTGACGCGCGGCCGCGACCGCGCGCTCGACGACGCGATCGCCGCGCTGGTGGCCCCCGGCGAGCGCGTGCTCGACCTGGGCTGCGGCACCGGGGACCTGCTGCTGCGCCTGCGCATGGAGAAGGGGATCCACGAGCGCGGCATCGAGCGGGACGGCGACGCGGTCGCCGAGGCGATCGCCCGCGGCCTCGCGGTCGTCGAGGGTGAGCTGGGGGAGTGGATCGGCGACCTCCCGGCCGGCTCCTACGATCTCGTGGTGCTCAACCAGGTCCTGCCGCTCATGGAGGACCCGGTCGCGGTGATCGAGGGCGCCCTGCGCGTGGGCCGGCGCGTGGCGGTGAGCTACCCGAACTTCGCGCACTGGCGCATCCGGCTGACGCTCGGGCTCTGCGGTCGGCTGCCGGTCAACCCGGCGCTCCCCTACGAGTGGTACAACA
This genomic interval carries:
- a CDS encoding homoserine O-acetyltransferase: MSTRRTPPAAEPPGGGHEALAPSYPPDSVGLVATRLLTLGADRPLRLESGAVLAPVTVAYETYGELSAAGDNAVLVCHALSGSAHAAGYHGTGADEKPGWWELMVGPGKAIDTTRWFVICSNFLGSCYGTTGPTSVDPATGRRWGINFPLFTIRDMVELQRLLLDELGIARLLAVVGGSMGGMQALQWAISHPDRVAGVIPIATAGGMSAQGIAFNEVGRRAIMGDPLWRGGEYPESDPPAHGLALARMVGHITYLSEEAMHRKFGRRRLADEPGSSFGREFEVEDYLRAQGDKFVRRFDANTYLYLTRAMDSFDLVADHGSLQNAFAGCTSSFLVVSFRSDWLFPPSQSQAIVQALKRSGHDVAYANLESDQGHDAFLLPGNRLGDLLPGFLARLHERGPR
- a CDS encoding methionine biosynthesis protein MetW — its product is MTAPPGAPALGPARQIDWALTRGRDRALDDAIAALVAPGERVLDLGCGTGDLLLRLRMEKGIHERGIERDGDAVAEAIARGLAVVEGELGEWIGDLPAGSYDLVVLNQVLPLMEDPVAVIEGALRVGRRVAVSYPNFAHWRIRLTLGLCGRLPVNPALPYEWYNTPNIRLVTVNDFRRLCAQRRWRLVREAFVAPGAVGTAAPVRALPNLRASLALAVLERGD